From Proteiniborus sp. MB09-C3, the proteins below share one genomic window:
- a CDS encoding CsxC family protein, whose product MSYLDNNQYGSKVNYGKQETCNVCKPGKSVCTDITSTTLVDAVNAPVNLAPIVSGVVAKVPVVLAELTVQVNVDSIIELPEPAIEIKNIKKHLKITQCLLLQNTNMLFVKGFVRKNIEYATLGCSNVKGLCGDIKHCTIDVPFKFTTPVNFNGTAPAPIINRSESEFEYFRKQDLHGPEFAEKDKLLSGDLSEFNQISTEFFNELPFCELISSRIVEFDEFLFPAKPHRAEIPFEERIFKNIEEKMVIFITLKILQKRQVAIGDTGGYSCSSTCE is encoded by the coding sequence ATGTCTTATCTAGACAATAATCAATATGGATCAAAGGTAAACTATGGTAAACAAGAAACTTGTAATGTGTGTAAGCCAGGAAAATCAGTGTGCACAGACATCACTTCTACTACGTTAGTTGATGCTGTTAACGCTCCTGTAAACTTAGCACCTATAGTTTCTGGAGTAGTGGCTAAGGTACCTGTTGTTTTAGCAGAGCTTACAGTACAAGTGAATGTAGATTCAATAATTGAACTACCAGAACCAGCTATAGAAATTAAAAATATTAAAAAACATCTAAAGATTACTCAATGTCTATTATTACAAAATACTAACATGCTATTTGTAAAAGGTTTTGTAAGAAAGAATATTGAGTATGCTACACTTGGCTGCTCAAATGTAAAAGGATTATGTGGAGATATTAAGCACTGCACAATAGATGTACCATTTAAATTCACAACACCAGTTAATTTTAATGGAACGGCTCCTGCACCTATTATAAACAGAAGTGAATCAGAATTCGAATACTTTAGAAAACAAGATCTACACGGACCAGAATTCGCAGAAAAAGACAAATTATTATCTGGTGACTTATCTGAATTCAATCAAATATCAACAGAATTCTTCAATGAGCTTCCTTTCTGTGAATTGATCAGCAGTAGAATTGTAGAATTTGATGAGTTCTTATTTCCTGCTAAGCCTCACAGAGCAGAGATTCCATTTGAAGAAAGAATTTTCAAGAATATTGAAGAAAAAATGGTAATATTCATAACATTGAAGATTTTACAAAAGCGTCAAGTAGCTATAGGTGACACAGGAGGCTATTCTTGTTCATCTACTTGTGAATAA
- a CDS encoding replication-associated recombination protein A, translating into MDLFQISAEMNMKKSAPLADRMRPNTLEEFTGQDHIIGKGKLLYRGIIADKLSSIIFYGPPGTGKTTLAKIIANSTKKYFEQLNAVTSGIKDIREVIERSKERLGMYNKRTILFIDEIHRFNKSQQDALLPYVENGTLILIGATTENPFFEVNKALISRSMVFKLEPLKNEHIKMILDNAIKDRDKGLGEFNIEINNDALEHLVNACNGDARIALNGLELGVLTTPPDENGIIKITLSVIEECIQKRAIRYEKNGDEHYDIISAFIKSMRGSDPDATLYWLAKMIYAGEDPKFIARRIIICASEDVGNADPQALTLAVSAFQAVNTIGMPEGRIPLAQAAVYVSCAPKSNACYVGIDRALGDIEKGVMGQVPTYLRDSTSRKMEEKYILNKDEKSKDYLYPHDYPNGFTQQQYLPNELVGVSYYRPTENGYEKIIKERLKDLLEK; encoded by the coding sequence ATGGATTTGTTTCAAATTAGTGCTGAGATGAATATGAAAAAATCTGCACCACTTGCAGATAGAATGAGACCAAATACACTTGAAGAATTTACAGGTCAGGATCATATAATAGGGAAGGGAAAGCTTCTTTATAGAGGAATCATAGCTGATAAGCTAAGCTCTATTATTTTCTATGGCCCGCCTGGAACAGGTAAAACAACTTTGGCAAAAATAATTGCTAATTCTACTAAGAAATATTTTGAACAGCTAAATGCTGTAACATCAGGTATAAAGGATATTAGAGAGGTTATAGAAAGAAGCAAGGAAAGACTTGGCATGTATAACAAAAGGACAATTCTTTTTATTGATGAAATACATAGGTTTAACAAAAGCCAACAGGATGCTCTTTTACCATATGTTGAAAACGGAACACTGATACTCATAGGCGCAACAACAGAAAACCCTTTTTTTGAAGTAAATAAGGCACTTATTTCAAGGTCTATGGTTTTTAAGCTTGAACCTTTGAAAAATGAACATATCAAGATGATTTTAGATAATGCAATCAAGGATAGAGATAAAGGCTTGGGGGAATTTAACATTGAAATTAATAATGACGCTCTTGAACATTTGGTCAATGCTTGTAATGGAGATGCAAGAATTGCATTAAATGGATTAGAACTAGGAGTATTAACTACACCTCCAGATGAAAATGGCATTATTAAAATTACCTTAAGCGTAATAGAAGAGTGCATACAAAAAAGAGCAATTAGGTACGAAAAAAATGGTGATGAGCATTATGATATTATTTCAGCCTTCATAAAGAGTATGAGAGGCTCAGACCCTGATGCGACTCTATACTGGCTTGCTAAAATGATATATGCAGGGGAAGATCCTAAGTTTATTGCAAGAAGAATAATAATATGTGCTTCAGAAGATGTGGGCAATGCTGACCCTCAAGCCCTTACTTTAGCAGTATCAGCTTTTCAGGCTGTAAATACTATAGGTATGCCTGAAGGTAGAATTCCACTTGCACAAGCTGCAGTATATGTTTCCTGTGCACCAAAAAGCAATGCATGTTATGTGGGAATAGATAGGGCTTTAGGCGATATTGAAAAAGGGGTAATGGGTCAGGTGCCCACATACCTTAGAGACTCTACTTCAAGAAAAATGGAGGAAAAATATATATTAAATAAAGATGAAAAAAGTAAGGATTATTTATATCCCCATGACTATCCTAATGGTTTTACCCAGCAGCAATATTTACCTAATGAGCTAGTAGGAGTCAGTTATTACAGACCTACAGAAAATGGATATGAGAAGATTATTAAGGAAAGATTAAAAGACTTACTTGAAAAATAA
- a CDS encoding pseudouridine-5'-phosphate glycosidase codes for MLSEYLSIKPEIEEALNNGLPVVALESTIISHGMPYPENIKTAREVERIVRENGAVPATIAILKGKLTVGLDEKELEILGNSKDVVKASRRDLPFIIAKEMNGATTVAATMIIAAMAGIKVFATGGIGGVHRQAQETFDISADLQELANTDVAVVCAGAKSILDIGLTLEYLETQGVPVIGFGTDEFPAFYTRKSGFKTDYRVDSETELARALKAKWDIGLKGGLVIGNPIPYEYEMDYNNINNAINEALVEAENNGIKGKEATPFLLSKVKDITKGKSLESNIQLVYNNARLAAKLALELSRL; via the coding sequence ATGTTAAGCGAATATTTATCAATAAAACCAGAAATTGAAGAAGCACTTAATAATGGGCTTCCAGTAGTTGCACTAGAATCAACTATTATTTCTCATGGTATGCCTTATCCTGAAAATATAAAGACTGCAAGGGAAGTTGAAAGAATAGTAAGAGAAAATGGAGCAGTTCCAGCGACTATTGCAATATTAAAAGGAAAACTGACAGTTGGATTAGATGAGAAGGAATTAGAGATATTAGGAAATAGTAAGGATGTAGTAAAAGCTAGTAGAAGGGATTTGCCTTTTATTATTGCAAAAGAAATGAATGGTGCTACTACTGTAGCAGCTACCATGATAATTGCAGCTATGGCTGGAATAAAAGTATTTGCCACAGGTGGAATTGGTGGTGTTCATAGACAGGCTCAGGAGACCTTTGATATTTCTGCTGATTTACAAGAACTAGCCAATACTGATGTAGCGGTAGTATGTGCAGGAGCAAAATCCATATTAGATATCGGGCTTACACTGGAATATCTAGAAACACAGGGAGTACCAGTTATAGGTTTTGGAACTGATGAATTTCCAGCATTTTATACTAGAAAAAGTGGTTTCAAGACAGATTATAGAGTAGATTCTGAGACTGAGTTAGCTAGAGCATTGAAGGCTAAATGGGATATAGGTTTAAAAGGTGGCTTAGTTATTGGTAATCCAATACCCTATGAATATGAAATGGACTATAACAACATAAACAATGCAATAAATGAAGCTCTAGTAGAGGCTGAAAATAATGGGATAAAAGGCAAAGAAGCAACTCCTTTTTTACTTTCAAAGGTAAAGGATATAACTAAGGGTAAAAGCTTAGAATCAAATATACAATTGGTTTATAACAATGCTAGATTAGCAGCTAAATTGGCATTGGAGCTAAGTAGATTATAA
- the asnS gene encoding asparagine--tRNA ligase, giving the protein MSYTLVKDIYRHKEEYLGKTLKVAGWVRTIRSSKSFGFIEINDGSFFKNIQIVYDETLPSFEEVSKYPISSALKIEGMLVETPNAKQPFEIKAERIELEGYSSVDFPLQKKRHSMEYLRTIAHLRPRSNTFSAVFRVRSLAAYAIHKFFQERGFVYVHTPIITGSDAEGAGEMFRVSTLDMLNVPKDKAGRIDYSQDFFGKETNLTVSGQLEAESYALAFRNVYTFGPTFRAENSNTARHAAEFWMIEPEITFADLTDDMELAEDMLKYIIEYVMENAPEEMEFFNSFIDKGLIERLNNIVNSDFGTVTYTEAIEILEKVKDRFEYPVSWGCDLQTEHERYLTEEVFKKPVFVTDYPKDIKAFYMRLNDDNKTVAAMDLLVPGIGEIIGGSQREERLEVLEKRMEEMGLDSKDYWWYLDLRKYGGTKHAGFGLGFERAIMYLTGMSNIRDVIPFPRTVNSAEF; this is encoded by the coding sequence ATGAGTTATACATTAGTAAAAGATATTTATAGACATAAAGAAGAGTACTTAGGAAAAACTCTTAAAGTAGCAGGATGGGTAAGAACTATTAGAAGTTCTAAATCTTTTGGGTTTATCGAAATAAATGATGGTAGCTTTTTCAAAAACATCCAGATAGTATATGATGAAACATTGCCAAGCTTTGAAGAAGTGTCTAAGTATCCAATAAGCTCTGCATTAAAAATTGAAGGAATGTTAGTAGAAACACCTAATGCAAAGCAACCATTTGAAATTAAAGCTGAAAGAATAGAATTAGAAGGATATTCAAGTGTAGACTTTCCACTACAGAAGAAAAGACATAGCATGGAGTATCTAAGAACCATCGCTCATTTGAGACCAAGAAGCAATACTTTTTCAGCAGTATTTAGGGTAAGATCTCTAGCAGCCTATGCAATCCATAAGTTTTTTCAAGAAAGAGGATTTGTCTATGTTCACACACCTATTATTACTGGAAGTGATGCTGAAGGAGCGGGAGAAATGTTTAGAGTTTCCACTCTTGACATGTTAAATGTACCTAAGGATAAAGCTGGAAGGATTGATTATTCACAAGACTTTTTTGGTAAAGAAACAAATTTAACAGTAAGTGGTCAGCTTGAAGCAGAAAGCTATGCTTTAGCATTTAGAAATGTCTATACTTTTGGTCCTACATTTAGGGCAGAAAATTCAAATACTGCAAGACATGCTGCTGAGTTCTGGATGATAGAGCCAGAAATTACTTTTGCGGATTTAACAGATGATATGGAATTAGCTGAAGATATGCTAAAATATATTATAGAATATGTCATGGAAAATGCTCCTGAAGAAATGGAATTTTTCAACTCCTTTATTGACAAAGGATTAATTGAAAGACTTAACAATATAGTGAACTCTGATTTTGGTACTGTTACCTATACGGAAGCAATTGAGATACTAGAAAAAGTTAAAGATAGATTTGAATATCCTGTTTCATGGGGATGTGATCTTCAAACAGAGCACGAAAGATATTTAACTGAGGAAGTGTTTAAGAAGCCTGTATTCGTAACTGACTATCCAAAGGATATAAAAGCCTTCTATATGAGATTAAATGATGATAATAAGACTGTTGCGGCAATGGATTTACTAGTACCTGGTATTGGAGAGATTATAGGAGGAAGTCAAAGAGAAGAAAGACTTGAAGTTTTAGAAAAAAGAATGGAAGAAATGGGACTTGATAGTAAGGATTATTGGTGGTATTTAGATTTAAGAAAATATGGTGGAACTAAACATGCTGGCTTCGGGTTAGGGTTTGAAAGAGCTATTATGTATCTGACAGGAATGAGTAATATCAGAGATGTAATTCCTTTCCCTAGAACAGTAAATTCAGCTGAATTTTAA
- the orr gene encoding ornithine racemase Orr: protein MYPRVEISLDKIRHNAEKLIALCNDSGINVAAVTKVFCGMPEIAKVLVESGASILADSRIENLKRMQSIDIPKLLLRLPMISQASEVVKFADISLNSELDTIKALSKKAIEKSIVHNVILMIDLGDLREGIIDEKEIFQNVGEILKLEGINLIGIGTNLTCYGGVIPKQENLNHLINIKKEIEKKFSIRLEIVSGGNSSSLHLLQCGEGIPKGINQLRLGESIVLGRETAYGNRIQDTYEDCFTLITEIVEIKEKPSLPIGEIGMDAFGNKPVFQDRGIRKRAICAIGKQDVSTDNIVPEDDKISILGGSSDHLIIDITDSSSSYKIGDRVSFKLSYGGILSTLTSEYVKKIFV, encoded by the coding sequence ATGTATCCGAGGGTAGAAATATCTTTAGATAAAATAAGACATAATGCAGAAAAATTAATAGCTCTTTGCAATGACAGCGGAATCAATGTAGCTGCTGTAACTAAAGTTTTTTGTGGAATGCCAGAAATAGCAAAGGTTTTAGTAGAGTCTGGAGCTTCAATTCTTGCAGATTCTAGGATTGAAAACTTAAAACGGATGCAATCGATAGATATTCCAAAGCTACTGCTTAGGCTTCCGATGATTAGCCAAGCTTCAGAAGTAGTGAAATTTGCAGATATATCTTTGAATTCCGAATTAGATACAATAAAAGCACTTTCAAAAAAAGCCATTGAAAAATCCATAGTCCATAATGTCATTTTGATGATAGATCTAGGAGATTTAAGAGAGGGCATTATTGATGAAAAAGAAATCTTTCAGAATGTAGGAGAAATCTTAAAGCTAGAAGGCATAAATTTAATCGGCATAGGAACTAATCTCACATGCTATGGCGGAGTAATACCTAAACAAGAAAATCTAAACCATTTAATAAATATAAAAAAGGAAATAGAAAAGAAATTTTCCATAAGGCTTGAAATCGTATCTGGTGGAAATTCAAGCAGCCTGCATCTTCTCCAATGTGGAGAAGGTATTCCTAAAGGCATAAATCAGCTTAGATTAGGCGAATCCATAGTTTTAGGAAGGGAAACTGCATATGGAAATAGAATTCAAGATACGTATGAGGATTGTTTTACACTAATAACAGAGATAGTTGAGATAAAAGAAAAGCCTTCTTTGCCCATTGGTGAAATAGGAATGGATGCTTTTGGCAATAAGCCTGTTTTTCAAGATAGAGGAATAAGAAAAAGAGCTATTTGTGCCATAGGAAAACAAGATGTGAGTACAGATAATATAGTTCCAGAAGATGATAAGATAAGTATTTTAGGAGGCAGTAGTGATCATCTGATTATTGATATTACAGATAGCTCAAGCAGCTATAAGATTGGAGATAGAGTATCTTTTAAATTAAGCTATGGAGGAATTTTAAGCACATTAACCTCTGAATATGTAAAGAAGATATTTGTTTAA
- a CDS encoding CsxC family protein, which produces MVNVRVEHSESYKVLYENSNVVHISQQYKKAWNGERWREEKLIENCPNEEVEIISLKSGAIAKIPVMLAAFTVQININSLIEISEPILQIKEIAKKVNIHQCNIMQDTDVLFIKGSVKKSIEYYTNTSSNSDKTYGAVQTLILDIPFKCTTNIKYNIMEPQEIIKNTAEEFKYIKNNEYLNFDLDENENIVYDDFNYFNQITNEYYNEVPYCEITSSKIIESEKLIEIKTENDNISIQQGIYAIEGEGVLYVEIRILQNRLVSIPMMP; this is translated from the coding sequence ATGGTAAATGTAAGGGTTGAACACTCAGAAAGTTATAAAGTATTATATGAAAACTCTAATGTAGTACATATATCACAGCAATATAAAAAAGCGTGGAACGGGGAAAGGTGGAGAGAAGAAAAACTTATAGAAAATTGTCCAAATGAAGAGGTAGAAATAATATCTCTAAAATCAGGTGCAATAGCTAAAATTCCAGTAATGCTTGCTGCCTTTACAGTTCAAATTAATATAAATTCTTTAATTGAAATCTCTGAACCTATTCTCCAGATAAAGGAGATAGCAAAGAAAGTAAATATTCATCAATGTAATATAATGCAAGACACCGATGTACTATTTATTAAAGGTTCTGTAAAGAAGAGTATAGAATACTATACAAATACTTCTTCAAACAGCGATAAAACATATGGTGCAGTGCAAACTCTAATTCTAGATATACCATTTAAGTGTACAACTAATATTAAATATAATATAATGGAGCCTCAAGAGATTATAAAGAACACAGCAGAAGAATTCAAATACATCAAAAACAATGAATATTTAAATTTTGATTTAGATGAAAATGAAAATATAGTGTATGATGATTTTAACTATTTCAATCAAATTACCAACGAGTATTATAATGAAGTACCGTACTGTGAAATTACCAGCAGCAAAATAATAGAGTCTGAAAAACTAATAGAAATCAAAACAGAAAATGATAATATCTCTATACAACAGGGAATTTATGCAATTGAAGGAGAAGGAGTTCTCTATGTTGAAATAAGAATTTTACAAAATCGACTGGTTTCTATTCCTATGATGCCTTGA
- a CDS encoding SEC-C metal-binding domain-containing protein, producing MGLYKEWSETAYEERDQKEYNKFWEVYLEQEKSVYASILEGKNNAIQGKLKELAEKFDLDAVTFTGFLDGINTSLVNSLDLENLEEDSEIELEIDFEKLYFNMLNAKAPWLYELPQWDDILTQERRKEITKEYRSSKTVVKDKKVGRNDPCPCGSGKKYKKCCGQ from the coding sequence ATGGGTCTATATAAAGAGTGGTCAGAAACAGCTTATGAAGAAAGAGATCAAAAAGAATATAATAAGTTTTGGGAAGTATATTTAGAGCAAGAAAAAAGCGTATATGCAAGTATATTAGAAGGTAAAAATAATGCTATACAGGGAAAATTAAAAGAGCTTGCTGAAAAGTTTGATTTAGATGCTGTCACATTCACAGGATTTTTAGATGGTATAAATACAAGCTTAGTGAACTCTCTTGATTTAGAAAACCTAGAGGAAGATAGCGAAATAGAGCTAGAAATTGATTTTGAAAAGCTATACTTCAATATGCTTAATGCAAAAGCACCATGGCTTTATGAATTACCTCAATGGGATGATATATTAACTCAAGAAAGAAGGAAAGAGATAACAAAAGAATATAGAAGTTCTAAAACAGTAGTTAAAGATAAAAAAGTTGGCAGAAATGATCCTTGTCCATGCGGAAGCGGGAAAAAATACAAAAAATGTTGTGGACAATAA
- a CDS encoding DUF4870 domain-containing protein has protein sequence MLTTEQKLLCALAHLGVFVGIPIIAPIIALLVSNDNFVKMQAKEALGFQIMLIAAGIISGILVIVLIGIPLLLVIGIVTVVFPIIAIVKVIDGVDYSYPISGSIIRKM, from the coding sequence ATGCTAACTACTGAACAAAAACTTTTATGCGCTTTAGCTCATCTTGGTGTATTTGTTGGAATACCAATTATAGCACCGATAATAGCTCTTTTAGTCTCAAATGATAATTTTGTTAAAATGCAAGCAAAAGAGGCTTTGGGTTTTCAAATCATGCTGATTGCTGCTGGTATTATTTCTGGAATATTAGTTATTGTTCTTATCGGGATACCTCTATTGCTAGTGATAGGAATAGTAACTGTAGTTTTCCCAATAATAGCAATAGTAAAAGTAATAGATGGTGTAGATTACTCTTATCCTATTTCAGGTTCTATTATAAGAAAAATGTAA
- a CDS encoding transporter substrate-binding domain-containing protein, with translation MKRILSFVAIFLSAVILLTGCGSGNNSGDANVPSETGEETFRVGLEAGYAPFNWTQMDASNGGVKIDGNSEYAGGYDVEIAKKIAEGLGRKLVIVKTEWGGLLPALTSGKIDAIIAGMSPTAERAESIDFSDNYYKSDLVMVVKKGSKYEEATSIQDFKGAKVTAQLNTFHYTVIDQIQGVIKETAMDDFPAMRVALESGIIDGYVSERPEGISATAANENFTFVEFEDGFVTSDEDTAIAVGVVKGSKLTEKINEILSDISEEERQSIMDNAIKNQPAVQ, from the coding sequence ATGAAAAGAATTTTATCATTTGTAGCAATTTTTTTATCAGCAGTTATTTTGTTAACAGGATGTGGTTCTGGCAATAATTCAGGAGATGCAAATGTACCATCAGAGACAGGAGAAGAAACATTTAGAGTAGGACTTGAAGCAGGATATGCGCCATTTAACTGGACTCAAATGGATGCTTCTAATGGTGGAGTAAAAATTGATGGAAACTCAGAATATGCAGGTGGATATGATGTTGAAATTGCAAAGAAAATTGCTGAGGGATTAGGAAGAAAACTAGTAATTGTAAAAACTGAATGGGGTGGTCTTTTACCAGCTTTAACCTCAGGGAAAATAGATGCAATCATAGCTGGTATGTCACCAACAGCAGAACGTGCAGAGTCAATCGATTTTTCGGATAATTATTATAAATCAGATTTAGTTATGGTTGTTAAAAAAGGCAGTAAATATGAAGAAGCTACTTCTATACAAGATTTTAAAGGAGCCAAGGTAACAGCTCAATTAAATACTTTTCACTACACAGTAATAGATCAGATTCAAGGTGTTATAAAGGAAACAGCTATGGATGACTTTCCAGCTATGAGGGTTGCCCTTGAATCAGGAATAATTGATGGATATGTTTCTGAACGTCCAGAAGGAATTAGTGCAACAGCCGCTAATGAAAACTTTACATTTGTAGAATTTGAAGATGGATTTGTTACATCAGATGAGGATACAGCTATTGCTGTAGGCGTTGTAAAGGGCAGTAAGTTAACTGAAAAAATTAATGAAATTTTATCAGACATATCAGAGGAAGAACGTCAAAGTATTATGGATAATGCTATTAAAAATCAACCAGCAGTTCAATAG
- a CDS encoding amino acid ABC transporter permease yields MSFETVVKIAVKNWPMFVRGAGMTLLISIIGTIAGLIIGLIVGIIRTIPVPDKGARRTSLKIVNTILSMYIEFFRGTPMIVQAMVVYYGSAQAFGIQMDRVVAAIFIVSINTGAYMSEIVRGGIVSIDRGQFEAAQAIGMNHVQTMTNVILPQVIRNILPATGNEFVINIKDTSVLNVISVTELYFQTKSIAGSSFKFFEPFFVASIIYLVMTFTVTRILRLIERKMDGPADYIMAGNQMQVARPEDIIRKKQGNREIKY; encoded by the coding sequence ATGAGCTTTGAAACTGTAGTTAAAATTGCTGTAAAGAATTGGCCAATGTTTGTTCGAGGTGCTGGTATGACACTTCTAATTTCAATTATAGGTACTATTGCAGGCCTTATCATAGGCTTGATAGTAGGAATCATAAGAACCATACCAGTTCCTGATAAAGGAGCAAGGAGAACAAGTCTTAAAATAGTTAATACTATACTTTCTATGTATATAGAATTTTTCCGTGGTACACCGATGATAGTGCAAGCTATGGTAGTTTATTATGGTTCCGCACAGGCCTTTGGCATACAAATGGATAGAGTTGTAGCGGCTATATTCATAGTTTCCATAAATACTGGGGCCTATATGTCAGAAATAGTTCGTGGCGGTATTGTTTCAATTGACAGAGGACAGTTTGAAGCAGCTCAAGCTATTGGTATGAATCATGTTCAAACTATGACTAATGTAATCCTGCCACAGGTAATTCGCAATATTTTGCCAGCAACAGGCAACGAGTTTGTTATTAATATAAAGGATACTTCAGTACTGAATGTAATTTCTGTAACAGAATTGTACTTCCAGACAAAATCAATTGCAGGCAGTAGCTTTAAGTTTTTTGAACCATTTTTTGTGGCAAGCATTATTTATCTAGTAATGACTTTTACAGTTACAAGGATATTACGTTTAATCGAAAGAAAAATGGATGGACCTGCTGATTATATTATGGCAGGCAATCAGATGCAGGTGGCAAGACCAGAGGATATAATACGCAAGAAACAGGGTAATAGAGAGATTAAATACTAG
- a CDS encoding PfkB family carbohydrate kinase — MTLREKEILSMIKKNPMISQQEIADYLGITRSSVAVHISNLTKKGYIKGKGYVLNEEAYVTVIGGANVDIQGFSLCKLKLNDSNPGIVKVSAGGVGRNIAENLSRLGAKTKLISAFGEDLYGDKISYECRSAGIDIDNCLVLKNLPSSSYLSVLDENGDMKVAISDMDIIDYLNIDFIKAKAHIIENSSAIVIDTNLSQDLIEYLLSNFRYKDFFIDTVSTAKANKVKDLIGYFHTIKPNIYETEELTGIKIIDNKDIEKAAEILLNKGLKRIFITLGERGVFYKDEYTQKYVSSPNVKVVNATGAGDAFMAGLVYSYINDMKIDDAIHFSMYAAEMALSHENTINPNISAENIFKKMRSE, encoded by the coding sequence ATGACCTTAAGAGAAAAAGAAATACTTTCAATGATAAAGAAAAATCCTATGATAAGTCAGCAGGAAATTGCAGATTATTTAGGCATTACTAGATCTTCTGTAGCAGTTCATATTAGCAATCTGACTAAAAAAGGGTATATCAAAGGAAAAGGGTATGTTTTAAATGAAGAGGCTTATGTGACAGTTATTGGTGGAGCAAATGTTGATATCCAGGGATTTTCTCTATGTAAATTAAAACTAAATGATTCAAACCCAGGAATAGTAAAAGTTTCAGCTGGAGGGGTAGGTAGAAATATAGCAGAGAATTTATCTAGGCTAGGCGCTAAAACAAAATTAATATCAGCTTTTGGTGAAGATTTATATGGTGATAAAATATCCTATGAGTGTAGAAGTGCAGGGATTGATATTGACAATTGCCTTGTCTTGAAAAACCTGCCATCTTCCTCTTATTTATCTGTATTAGATGAAAATGGAGATATGAAGGTGGCAATTTCAGATATGGATATCATTGATTATCTGAATATTGATTTTATAAAAGCAAAAGCTCATATTATTGAAAACTCGTCTGCCATAGTAATAGACACCAATTTATCACAGGATTTAATTGAATATCTCTTAAGTAATTTTAGATACAAGGACTTTTTCATAGATACAGTATCCACTGCGAAAGCTAATAAGGTTAAAGATTTGATCGGTTATTTCCATACAATTAAGCCAAATATCTATGAAACTGAAGAGCTAACAGGTATTAAAATAATTGACAATAAAGATATTGAAAAGGCTGCAGAAATATTGTTGAATAAAGGATTGAAAAGAATATTTATCACTTTAGGTGAAAGAGGAGTATTTTATAAAGATGAATATACTCAAAAATATGTAAGCTCTCCAAATGTAAAAGTGGTAAATGCTACTGGTGCAGGAGATGCATTTATGGCTGGACTAGTCTACAGCTACATTAATGATATGAAAATAGATGATGCAATACATTTTTCTATGTATGCGGCAGAGATGGCTTTAAGTCATGAAAACACAATAAATCCAAACATATCAGCTGAAAATATATTTAAGAAAATGAGGAGTGAATAA